Proteins encoded in a region of the Phocoena phocoena chromosome X, mPhoPho1.1, whole genome shotgun sequence genome:
- the LOC136142043 gene encoding melanoma-associated antigen B4-like: protein MPRGQKSKLRAREKRRQARRETQNLGGAQATAAQREESPSSPSSLSRGTPPSSPAAGTRQEPQGAPATSSCDAGVSGPGSDVRAKGRVKARENSSQASASGESFQRDPLIKKVGMLIQFLLEKYTMEEPVIKADLLKLVNKRYKRKFPEILRRVAECVQLVFGLELKEVKPGGDSYALVSKLHVSDDGRQSSGGRFQKNGLLMLVLGVIFVHGDRASEEEVWEFLNGLGVYVGRCHIIFGEPRKLITEDLVQEKYLVYRQVRDGNLPCCELLWGRRAHAETSKMKVLEFMAKVAGTVPSALPDLYEEALKDEEERAQARARARAAARAGTRVKAIAPSKVMSSSSSHPYVPSCPDWKLTCWPALLCIFLWRLHSAPGGTDSPYALPSPESEHPDSPQIPFVTVDPWDSSCPFHQQTERARVEVWSHVTYIAGISESSVSESRPCRHPSETPRRAGCGSPDFRFRSEEPDREPRRLFSQAWVFRTRPEPR from the exons ATGCCTCGGGGGCAGAAGAGTAAGCTCCGTGCCCGTGAGAAGCGCCGCCAGGCCCGGAGGGAGACCCAGAATCTCGGGGGTGCTCAGGCCACTGCAGCACAGAGAGAAGAGTCGCCCTCGtccccctcttctctttctcgGGGTACTCCCCCGAGCTCCCCTGCTGCTGGCACTCGCCAGGAGCCTCAGGGAGCCCCAGCCACTAGCTCTTGTGATGCAGGGGTTTCAGGCCCAGGATCTGATGTGCGTGCCAAGGGCCGGGTTAAGGCAAGGGAAAATTCCTCCCAGGCCTCAGCCTCCGGTGAGAGCTTTCAGAGAGATCCTCTGATCAAGAAGGTGGGAATGTTGATACAATTCCTGCTGGAGAAGTATACAATGGAAGAGCCCGTTATAAAGGCAGACTTGCTGAAGCTTGTGAACAAAAGGTACAAGAGGAAGTTCCCTGAGATCCTCAGGAGAGTTGCTGAGTGCGTTCAGCTGGTCTTTGGTCTTGAGTTGAAGGAAGTCAAGCCGGGTGGTGATTCCTATGCCCTTGTCAGCAAGCTACATGTCAGCGACGACGGGCGTCAGAGCAGTGGCGGGCGGTTTCAGAAGAATGGGCTTCTGATGCTTGTCCTCGGTGTGATCTTCGTGCATGGCGACCGCGCCTCTGAGGAGGAGGTCTGGGAATTCCTGAATGGTTTGGGTGTTTATGTTGGAAGGTGTCACATAATCTTTGGGGAGCCCAGGAAGCTTATCACAGAAGATCTGGTGCAGGAAAAGTACCTGGTGTATCGTCAGGTGCGCGACGGCAATCTCCCGTGCTGTGAGCTCCTTTGGGGCCGGAGAGCCCACGCTGAAACCAGCAAGATGAAAGTCCTGGAGTTCATGGCCAAGGTGGCTGGTACCGTCCCCAGTGCCTTACCAGATCTCTATGAGGAGGCTctgaaagatgaggaagagagagcCCAAGCCCGAGCCCGAGCCCGAGCTGCAGCCAGGGCTGGTACTCGTGTCAAGGCCATTGCGCCTTCCAAGGTCATGTCTAGCAGTTCCTCCCACCCTTA TGTGCCCTCGTGTCCAGACTGGAAGCTGACCTGCTGGCCAGCTCTCCTCTGCATCTTCCTCTGGAGGCTGCACTCAGCTCCCGGAGGAACAGACAGCCCATATGCCTTGCCCTCCCCTGAGTCGGAGCATCCCGACTCCCCGCAGATCCCGTTCGTCACCGTGGACCCCTGGGACAGCAGCTGCCCTTTCCAT CAGCAAACAGAGAGAGCCCGTGTTGAGGTGTGGAGCCACGTGACGTACATAGCCGGGATCTCGGAGTCATCTGTGAGCG AGTCCCGCCCCTGCCGTCACCCCTCGGAGACCCCACGCCGCGCCGGATGCGGCTCCCCCGACTTCCGCTTCAGAAGCGAGGAGCCTGACCGGGAGCCGCGGCGGTTGTTCAGCCAAGCGTGGGTTTTCAGGACTCGTCCGGAGCCACGGTGA
- the LOC136142044 gene encoding melanoma-associated antigen B3-like, which translates to MPQGQKSKLRTRERRHQAQSGTQGLTGAQAAAAEEGAASSSYPSPPGVTTRRKPGAKSRSTLKSPQRALATTTKPAGVSPARSNKGAKGQMKKKHSSSQAPVSAVRSRKGPLRRIASVLVQFLVHTYKMKKPARKAHMLKLIDKKYQNRFPEILRRASFSMEMLFGVDLKEVDRTKHTYTFVSKMALPNDGTMSRGRGLPKTGILMYILGVILMKGNCATEENIWEFLNKMRVYAGKRHFIFGEPKKLITQDLVKLKYLEYWQVANSDPARYEFVWGPRAHAETSKMKVLEFLAKVNHTVPSAFQSLYEEALKDEEERAQASGCSSVLSSSSHTESEANSALCG; encoded by the coding sequence ATGCCTCAGGGGCAGAAGAGTAAGCTCCGCACCCGTGAGAGACGCCACCAGGCCCAAAGCGGGACCCAGGGTCTGACGGGTGCTCAGGCCGCTGCAGCTGAGGAGGGAGCCGCCTCGTCTTCATATCCTTCTCCTCCTGGGGTTACTACTCGGAGAAAGCCGGGTGCTAAGTCACGTAGCACTCTCAAGAGTCCTCAGAGGGCCCTAGCCACCACCACTAAGCCTGCAGGTGTTTCTCCCGCGAGATCAAACAAAGGAGCCAAAGGccaaatgaagaaaaagcacAGTTCCTCTCAGGCCCCCGTCTCTGCCGTGCGGTCTCGAAAAGGCCCTCTAAGGAGGATAGCGAGTGTGTTGGTGCAGTTCCTGGTGCACACgtataaaatgaaaaagcctGCTAGGAAAGCACATATGCTGAAGCTTATCGATAAGAAGTACCAAAATCGATTCCCTGAGATCCTCAGAAGAGCTTCTTTCAGCATGGAGATGCTATTTGGTGTTGACTTAAAGGAGGTGGACCGTACCAAGCATACTTATACCTTTGTCAGCAAAATGGCTCTCCCCAACGATGGgaccatgagccgtggccgcggGTTACCCAAGACCGGTATCCTGATGTATATCCTGGGTGTGATCCTCATGAAGGGCAACTGCGCCACAGAGGAGAATATCTGGGAATTCCTGAATAAGATGAGAGTCTATGCTGGGAAGAGGCACTTCATATTTGGGGAGCCCAAGAAGCTCATCACCCAAGATTTGGTGAAGCTGAAGTATTTGGAATACTGGCAAGTGGCCAACAGTGATCCAGCGCGCTACGAGTTTGTGTGGGGCCCGAGAGCCCATGCCGAAACCAGCAAGATGAAAGTCCTGGAGTTCCTGGCCAAGGTCAATCACACCGTCCCCAGTGCCTTCCAGTCTTTGTATGAAGAGGCTTTGAAAGATGAGGAGGAGAGAGCCCAAGCCAGTGGATGTTCCAGTGTTCTGTCCAGCTCCTCCCACACAGAATCTGAGGCAAATTCTGCACTTTGTGGCTGA